In a genomic window of Littorina saxatilis isolate snail1 linkage group LG6, US_GU_Lsax_2.0, whole genome shotgun sequence:
- the LOC138968018 gene encoding uncharacterized protein codes for MPYKLKQIKVKIKRKESTVRKLKQALKEQECAKWKQSQKERREDASGRNVERELKRKLKQKDNDIRALDDDKAKLEEQIQRERQHNEKKKQAGKRDKKTYATQTRMIVYDCLMARVPTQHIHSLIHSISKRTGVNLEPIPQRSAIEQMQRELGIITELQTAETAVNTKNITIGFDATTQEGVHVNAVHLTTAKKPNEKEDKTTPKTCQVISLDQLAGGTANDYAEHIVSSIDSLARVHSDFHKEEFHETRKKIIANIANTMTDRATVNHCTIEKLKGAWGKPLNELNCHLHPLDTVASTCRSALKNLESEKGALFGKDCTSANIICQLSKLRYRDGKGDPRGFLLFLERNELPRSLFPRYQGNRLHILFHTAGVVVQYRNLLLNGFLTPGTVSCGGLKTGLRRDLKSETGMKLELCVLGLVGKLLTGPWMKKFYVSADAQLDQVSSADGM; via the coding sequence ATGCCCTACAAGTTGAAACAGATTAAAGTGAAGATCAAGAGGAAAGAGAGTACAGTGCGAAAATTGAAACAAGCATTGAAGGAGCAGGAATGTGCGAAATGGAAACAATCTCAGAAAGAACGCAGAGAAGATGCATCAGGAAGAAATGTGGAACGCGAGTTGAAAAGAAAATTAAAGCAGAAGGACAATGACATCAGAGCACTCGATGATGACAAGGCAAAACTTGAAGAACAAATACAACGTGAAAGGCAACACAACGAAAAGAAAAAGCAAGCAGGCAAAAGGGACAAAAAGACTTACGCCACCCAAACACGCATGATTGTTTACGATTGCCTAATGGCGCGCGTTCCAACCCAACACATTCATTCCTTGATCCATAGCATCTCCAAAAGAACTGGTGTGAACCTAGAACCCATACCACAAAGAAGTGCAATAGAGCAAATGCAAAGGGAACTAGGAATCATAACAGAACTTCAGACTGCTGAAACAGCTGTTAATACCAAGAACATCACGATCGGGTTTGACGCAACAACGCAAGAGGGTGTACATGTGAATGCAGTTCACCTGACGACCGCAAAGAAGCCAaatgaaaaagaagacaaaacgaCACCAAAGACGTGCCAAGTGATTTCACTGGACCAACTCGCTGGAGGAACAGCCAATGACTACGCAGAACATATCGTGTCTTCTATTGACAGTCTCGCTCGTGTCCACAGTGATTTTCACAAGGAAGAATTCCACGAAACGCGCAAAAAGATCATTGCCAACATAGCTAACACCATGACTGACAGGGCAACAGTCAACCACTGCACCATTGAGAAGTTGAAAGGAGCATGGGGTAAACCACTGAATGAGCTCAACTGTCACTTGCATCCTTTAGATACAGTTGCATCTACCTGCCGTTCAGCATTGAAAAACCTGGAGTCCGAGAAAGGGGCACTATTTGGGAAGGACTGCACATCTGCAAACATTATCTGTCAGCTGAGCAAGTTGCGATACAGAGACGGAAAGGGTGACCCTCGCGGATTCCTGTTATTTCTAGAAAGGAATGAGCTTCCACGTTCACTGTTTCCTCGTTACCAAGGCAACCGTCTCCACATTCTTTTCCACACTGCGGGAGTCGTTGTGCAGTACCGAAACCTCCTTCTGAACGGTTTTCTCACCCCAGGGACTGTCTCCTGTGGTGGACTCAAAACAGGCCTGCGGCGAGATTTGAAAAGCGAGACTGGAATGAAACTGGAGTTGTGTGTCCTTGGGCTTGTGGGTAAGCTTCTTACAGGTCCTTGGATGAAGAAGTTTTATGTCTCTGCTGATGCTCAGCTTGACCAGGTCTCCTCAGCTGACGGGATG